The DNA sequence AATTTTGTTGAATTGTAGTAGTGGAAAGGCAGCTAGATACAAGTACTAGGCTATGGCGGCGACTGCGCCAATGGGTTTGTTTTGATTATAAATAGTGATTAAAAGGGTTGGAAGTGTGATTGTTGAAGAATTACACACTTTTCCAGCTCCATGGTATTGAATCTTGGGGTTTTCTACGCTATGTTCGATGTTACTTTGTTTGTAGGAATAAAGATGGAAAGAAAAAACATGCATTTTTGTGATCAGGATATCGTTCTCATAATGTTGACATATGCAGGATCCTAGAGAGGAAGTCATCCAAGCATGGTACATGGATGATAGTGATGAAGACCAGAGGCTCCCCCATCACAAGGAGTCCAAGGAATTTGTATCCTTGGACCAACTTGCCGGTAAGCATTTTTTGGGAAACAAATATGTTTTAACATATTGTGCTTGTTTTAGTTTTTCAAAATCAATGTATTAGAGAAACCTTGAGAGTGACATCTCTTATTGATGAAATAAGATGAACTAGTCTTAGGTGGTATTGATTTATACAAAGTAGACCGGCTAGATGGGTTTTTAACCAAATGATACTAGTTAATGTAAGGGATAAAATACCAAGCATGCCAAGACTAATCTAGGAAGAGTTGGAAAAGATTTATAAAACTTAGGTTTCGCAGGAGATACCGTTTATAATGTAAAACGTAGGTTGATTCCACTTGGTTGGGGCAATAAGGATGATGATATTTTTTCCAGTTATTAACTTCTTGGGAGCAATTATGTTGATCTGCAGAGCTTGGAGTGCTCAGTTGGCGTCTAGATGCTTATAACTATGAAACAGATGAGGAGTTGAAGAAGATTCGTGAAGAACGCGGTTACTCCTACATGGTTTGTCACACTACCTTTTGTTGTtcttttctatatttttaaCTTCTTTGTGTCATGTAACCAAACTCTTTAGTTCATTATGTCAAGGTACTGATTTACAAGAATGTCACGTTTCGTCCATTGATCTCCAATATCTTGTGAAAGTGATTGTTTCTAATTGACTATTAAAATGTTAACCCTTTATGAATGCACACTTTGGAATGTTGTCAGCCTTTTTCCCCTTCCCGTTTATGGTTTGAATACCAATAACCAAATTATGGTAACTGTGAATACGCAAATTCACAATAACTCTCTCTGCACGGTTGTACCGTATATTTAACCGGATAATGTTTTCCTCTTCTAGGACTTCTGTGAGGTTTGCCCTGAAAAGCTTCCTAATTATGAGCAGAAGTTAAAAAATTTCTTTGAGGAACATCTTCACACTGATGAGGAGATCCGATACGCTGTGGATGGAAGTGGTAGGATTAGTTATGCTTTATCTTAGTATGTTATCCCTTCTTTACTCACCTCTTCCGATTAGTGATTGTGTACATTTTTGTGAAGGTTATTTCGATGTTAGGGACCGAAATGAATGTTGGATTCGCGTATGGGTGAAAAAGGGGGGAATGATTGTTTTGCCTGCTGGAATTTATCACCGATTTACATTGGACACAAACAACTACATAAAGGTATTGGTTCATAGCGCCAAAATGTTGCAATgtctactttttgttttttccctctctttttttttttttttccagcgaTTGGAGACTAATTGTGCTTGTACAAAGACACACTTCTACATTGTGACTTCTTAAAAGCATTCTATTTCTGGGATGATGGTGAAGGTTCAGGATGGGGATCTTCCATTATTtgcttcaaatttttttcttacgTAATGAAACAAAATTTCGTCCCCATTCATCGGTGTGCACTTTGTCATCATGATTTCCCACTGAACTTGTGACAAAAAAACACTTAAGTAGTTGAGGCACTGTCACATGACACTAAAGCAGATATCAGCACTTGATACGGCCTTTGATGGACTTGTTCATAAAAAGTGCATTAATTGTAATGTAGATGTGAATCTAATGATTTCATGTGCCTTCGATATGCGAGGCCTGAATTGTTTTTACATTTGTGTTTGTGTCGATTAAGAAGTTGCACATTTAACCTtatagtgtttaatttaataacTTCAATGTTCTCAAAAACATATGTTTAATGCAGGCAATGCGTCTCTTTATTGGTGATCCAGTTTGGACTCCCTATAATCGTCCTCATGATCATCTTCCCGCAAGGTATGGCTCTGTCTTTCTCTACATTTTGGACatccctacttacatttatGCATGTGATAGAATGTCGGATAGTCTTTGAGTCTTCTTATAAAGGGACCTTTCTTTCAGGGAGGAGTATCTTAAAGCTTTTGTGCATAAGGAAACTGGTGACCATGCAGTTAATGCTGCGGCATAAAATATGGCTTTTGCTTCTAAATGTGGGTTTACAAATAACGAAGTACGATTATGGCTATGCATGGTAAAGATACATATGGTTGTATTGTCTGGGATGCAACTTGTAACTTTAAGGTGTCGTATGATGCTAGTTAAGCTGTGTTGTGGTGGTAAG is a window from the Malus domestica chromosome 16, GDT2T_hap1 genome containing:
- the LOC103403944 gene encoding acireductone dioxygenase 2, which encodes MVATQKDPREEVIQAWYMDDSDEDQRLPHHKESKEFVSLDQLAELGVLSWRLDAYNYETDEELKKIREERGYSYMDFCEVCPEKLPNYEQKLKNFFEEHLHTDEEIRYAVDGSGYFDVRDRNECWIRVWVKKGGMIVLPAGIYHRFTLDTNNYIKAMRLFIGDPVWTPYNRPHDHLPAREEYLKAFVHKETGDHAVNAAA